The DNA sequence TGTAAATACCTGCAATATCCAAAACAGGTTTTTGTTAGCTATAAAAGATTGTATTGCCTGCAAATGGTGATACAACAAATAGAGAGGTTACTTTTACAGCCCTTCCGGGTGGCAACCGTAACAACAATGGAACATTCAACAACATTGGAAACAACGGTAACTGGTGGAGTGCTACGGAGAACAATGCAACAAACGCATGGAACCGTAACATGAACTACAATAATAGCAATGTAAACAGAAACAACAACAATAAGGAGTTGGGGTTTTCAGTCCGTTGCGTAAGGGATTTGAAGGAAAACACAGCCACGGGGATTATTTCCCTGTGGCTTTTATAAAAATTCAAATGCAGCAATACAATTTGTTTTCAGACATTGAACGAGATAAAATCACGCTCGATTTGTTTCAGGCATATTTTGACGCACGAAAAAACAAGCGGAACACAATCAACGCCCTTGCATTTGAAAAGCATTTGGAAGCAAATTTGTTTGCCATAGCAAATGAAATTATAGAACGCAAATACACGCCTAAGCCAAGTATATGTTTTATTGTTGATAAACCGGTAAAGCGTGAGATTTTTGCAGCCGATTTCAGAGATAGGGTTATTCATCATTTCATTTACAATTACATATCACCCATTTTTGAAAAAACTTTTATCAACGACAGCTATAGTTGTAGAAAAGGCAAAGGAACGCATTACGGCATAAAACGTATTGATCATTTTATACGGTCATGTTCTCACAACTTTTCCAAAGACTGTTACATTCTAAAACTCGACATCAAAGGCTATTTCATGGCAATGGACAAGACTTTGCTTTTTGATAAAGTCAGGAATGAACTAATGGGCAATAAAAACAAAGTCGATTTTGATTTGGAACTTGTGCTTTACCTCATTGAAAAAACAATTTATAACGACCCCAAAGTTAATTGCATAATAAAAGGCAAAAAGGATGATTGGAATGGTTTGCCGCCAACAAAAAGCCTTTTTCATGCTCAAAATAATTGTGGCTTGCCAATAGGTAATTTAACATCTCAATTATTTGGCAATATATACATGAATGAGTTTGACCACTGGGTTAAAAAAGATTTAGGTATCAGATATTATGGTCGTTATGTTGACGATTTTGTGTTAATACATGAGAATAAAGATTATCTACAATCAATGATTCCAAAACTTTCAGCATTTTTACTTTCAAATTTAAAATTGACATTGCACCCTGATAAAATATACCTGCAACACCATTTAAAAGGAGTTAAATATCTTGGTGCGGTAATAAAGCCAAACCGCATATACATTGCCAACCGTACCAAAGGAAACTTT is a window from the Williamwhitmania taraxaci genome containing:
- a CDS encoding FISUMP domain-containing protein; protein product: MPANGDTTNREVTFTALPGGNRNNNGTFNNIGNNGNWWSATENNATNAWNRNMNYNNSNVNRNNNNKELGFSVRCVRDLKENTATGIISLWLL
- a CDS encoding reverse transcriptase/maturase family protein — encoded protein: MQQYNLFSDIERDKITLDLFQAYFDARKNKRNTINALAFEKHLEANLFAIANEIIERKYTPKPSICFIVDKPVKREIFAADFRDRVIHHFIYNYISPIFEKTFINDSYSCRKGKGTHYGIKRIDHFIRSCSHNFSKDCYILKLDIKGYFMAMDKTLLFDKVRNELMGNKNKVDFDLELVLYLIEKTIYNDPKVNCIIKGKKDDWNGLPPTKSLFHAQNNCGLPIGNLTSQLFGNIYMNEFDHWVKKDLGIRYYGRYVDDFVLIHENKDYLQSMIPKLSAFLLSNLKLTLHPDKIYLQHHLKGVKYLGAVIKPNRIYIANRTKGNFYNAIEKQNQIARDHKPTKEEQSAFQSSMNSYLGIMKPKFK